One window of Microcoleus vaginatus PCC 9802 genomic DNA carries:
- a CDS encoding HAD family hydrolase, with amino-acid sequence MSKYKLIIFDFDGTLAITHKAIVFCFTKTFETFHIAPPAADTIIGTIGINLPNSFKILHPAIEESAIPEWVETYRSYYRTEGEKQVDLFPGTKQMLQLVSKSGLSLGLFSNKHVSFVNLFLRTLKIHSFFDLILGDNGEIIPKPNPTVFHSIIKPLFPELDNSQILMVGDTAIDLLFAKNAGIDVCWAAYGYGDRAQCLALEPTFAIDDISELAVFVQN; translated from the coding sequence ATGAGTAAGTACAAATTAATTATTTTTGACTTCGACGGCACCTTAGCAATTACTCACAAAGCTATTGTATTTTGCTTTACCAAAACTTTTGAAACTTTCCATATTGCCCCGCCTGCTGCTGATACTATTATAGGTACGATAGGCATCAATTTACCAAATTCTTTTAAAATCCTCCATCCGGCGATCGAGGAAAGCGCAATTCCCGAATGGGTTGAAACTTACCGCTCTTATTATCGGACTGAAGGTGAAAAGCAGGTAGATTTATTTCCCGGGACAAAGCAAATGTTGCAGTTGGTGAGCAAGTCTGGCTTGAGCCTGGGACTTTTTAGCAACAAACACGTTAGTTTTGTTAATTTGTTCCTGAGAACTTTGAAGATTCACAGTTTTTTTGATTTAATTTTAGGTGATAACGGAGAAATAATTCCGAAACCTAATCCGACTGTTTTTCACTCGATTATTAAACCGCTGTTCCCGGAATTGGATAACAGTCAAATTTTAATGGTTGGCGATACAGCGATTGATTTGCTGTTTGCTAAAAATGCTGGGATAGATGTTTGTTGGGCGGCTTACGGATATGGCGATCGCGCTCAGTGTCTCGCCCTAGAACCGACTTTCGCGATCGACGATATTTCAGAACTTGCTGTGTTCGTTCAAAATTAA
- a CDS encoding PAS domain-containing sensor histidine kinase translates to MQIDISIPSETLSPARTGGTPNLIEEVFRLYDRALAATSNGIAIADATRPDKPIVYCNGAFERITGYDRSEIIGQNCRFLQGPDTDGAAVDQIRVALKEQHDCKVVLKNYRKDGTPFWNELTISPVRDSSGIVTHFIGVQADITDRKQAEEALKQAEAKYRSIFENATEGIFQTAPDGRYLSANQALARMYGYDSPSELIAKCSAKNLYADRTRRASFIAEISKNGSLKEFESCVRRKDGSTTWISENVREVRGEGGELLYYEGTVAEIAARKQAEAALRNQQYWLKTAINAVPDAINLTDSEGRWLIANDCALQLLGWETSDYQGKTTAELAAAADPRVREILLTWQETDETTWEAGTLTSSRQIVSLPTGGSNLFEVRKVPLFNPDGSRKGLAVAGRDITQEVEADAALRDSEQRFRAIFERAAIGMVVATLEGVAIATNPAFQAMLGRSEAQLRGVGLDDCAHPEDAPVSRQLRQQLVAGSREAYQIEKRYLRQDGSIRWGRLSASVIDSSQGTPQFILQMVEDITDRKQAESALFQNEAKWRSLILNSSDIITILDASGHIVYESPSVERVLGYEPYELAGQIALDLIHPDDLPSVISDGEKLIANPGDPIALEGRFRRADGSWCFLEGVGINLLADPAVKGIVINSRDMTARRQAEYRLSKINECFLGFTTDAAENIQRLTSLAGELLGGSSAIYSRLGGGLLHAITTWQAPPDYPLVDRAEGHICTDVCSKGSDRAVAIPDLQNTIYAQTDPAVIRYQLQSYLGQAVRLGDNYVGAVCVVYTESIAPTEADCKLIGIIAGAIGVEEERAAAADRDRQKSQELQTALSDLQQTQMQLVQTEKMSSLGQVLAGIAHEINNPVGFVAGNLCHVRGYVLDLLEIVQVYREEYPNPPAKLQQQADDIDLEFLAEDLPKLLSSMQTGCERIVEIIQTLRNFSRADEAKIKTADIHEGLESTLLMLNTRLKAKAKWQGIKVIKEYGELPQINCHPGLLNQVFMNVLANAIDALEESSSQAKDTANSICPTITIQTETIDDKSILIRIKDNGQGIPEDQIVRLFDPFFTTKPVGKGTGLGLSISHQIVVEKHNGKLQCLSEPGKGTEFIIEIPIR, encoded by the coding sequence ATGCAGATCGATATAAGCATTCCTTCTGAAACGCTATCGCCGGCTCGTACTGGCGGCACACCGAATTTAATAGAAGAAGTATTTCGGCTGTACGATCGCGCCCTGGCAGCTACCAGCAACGGCATCGCGATCGCGGACGCTACCCGGCCGGACAAGCCTATAGTGTACTGCAACGGGGCTTTCGAGCGGATTACAGGCTACGATCGCAGCGAAATAATCGGGCAGAACTGCCGCTTCCTGCAAGGCCCGGATACCGATGGCGCTGCCGTCGATCAAATCCGTGTGGCCCTGAAAGAACAGCATGACTGCAAAGTAGTTCTGAAAAACTACCGCAAAGACGGCACCCCTTTCTGGAACGAACTCACCATCTCGCCGGTGCGCGACAGCAGCGGGATCGTCACCCACTTCATCGGCGTCCAAGCTGATATCACCGATCGTAAACAAGCAGAAGAAGCCCTCAAACAAGCCGAGGCAAAATACCGCAGCATCTTTGAAAACGCCACCGAAGGCATATTTCAAACCGCCCCAGACGGGCGCTACCTCAGCGCCAACCAGGCACTCGCCCGAATGTACGGCTACGATTCCCCGTCAGAACTGATCGCAAAATGTTCGGCAAAAAACCTTTACGCCGATCGCACCCGCCGCGCTTCCTTCATTGCAGAAATCAGCAAAAATGGCTCCCTGAAAGAGTTTGAGTCCTGCGTCCGCCGCAAAGACGGCAGCACTACCTGGATCTCGGAAAACGTGCGCGAAGTCCGCGGCGAAGGCGGCGAACTCCTTTACTACGAAGGAACCGTCGCCGAAATCGCCGCCCGCAAACAAGCCGAAGCAGCGCTGCGAAATCAACAATACTGGCTGAAAACCGCGATTAACGCCGTGCCCGACGCGATCAACCTCACAGACAGCGAGGGGCGCTGGCTGATTGCCAACGACTGCGCCCTCCAACTTTTGGGCTGGGAAACCTCAGACTACCAGGGTAAAACTACTGCCGAACTAGCTGCCGCCGCCGATCCGAGAGTTAGAGAAATCCTGCTAACTTGGCAGGAAACCGACGAAACCACCTGGGAAGCAGGCACTCTTACCTCCAGCCGCCAAATTGTCTCCTTGCCCACAGGCGGCAGCAATTTGTTTGAAGTGCGGAAAGTGCCGCTGTTCAACCCCGACGGTTCGCGCAAAGGTTTGGCAGTGGCGGGGCGGGACATCACCCAGGAAGTGGAAGCGGACGCAGCTTTGCGAGACAGCGAACAGCGGTTTCGGGCAATTTTTGAACGCGCTGCGATCGGCATGGTAGTCGCTACCCTCGAAGGTGTTGCGATCGCCACTAATCCGGCCTTTCAAGCTATGCTAGGGCGATCGGAAGCTCAACTGCGGGGTGTCGGCCTCGACGACTGCGCGCACCCAGAAGACGCACCAGTTTCGCGCCAGTTGCGCCAACAGTTGGTCGCGGGCTCCCGCGAAGCTTACCAAATCGAGAAGCGCTACCTCCGCCAAGACGGCAGCATCAGGTGGGGACGCCTCAGCGCCTCTGTCATCGACAGCAGTCAGGGAACGCCACAGTTTATTTTGCAAATGGTAGAGGATATTACCGATCGCAAACAAGCCGAGTCAGCTTTGTTCCAAAATGAGGCTAAGTGGCGATCGCTAATTCTCAATAGTTCCGACATCATTACTATTCTCGACGCCAGTGGTCACATTGTTTACGAAAGCCCGTCTGTAGAAAGAGTTTTAGGCTACGAACCCTATGAACTCGCCGGTCAAATTGCTCTCGATTTGATCCACCCGGACGACCTGCCCTCGGTGATTTCCGACGGCGAAAAACTGATCGCAAATCCAGGCGATCCGATCGCCCTAGAAGGTCGGTTCCGGCGCGCTGACGGTTCTTGGTGTTTTCTTGAAGGTGTCGGCATCAACTTGCTAGCAGACCCCGCTGTGAAAGGAATTGTGATCAACTCCCGCGACATGACGGCGCGCAGGCAAGCAGAGTACCGCCTCAGCAAAATCAACGAGTGCTTTTTGGGATTCACCACCGACGCCGCTGAGAACATCCAGCGTCTGACATCCTTAGCCGGCGAGCTTTTGGGGGGAAGCAGCGCCATTTACAGCCGCTTAGGTGGCGGACTGCTGCACGCAATCACGACTTGGCAAGCGCCGCCGGACTACCCGCTGGTCGATCGCGCCGAGGGCCACATCTGCACCGACGTATGCAGCAAAGGAAGCGATCGGGCTGTTGCCATTCCTGACTTGCAGAACACGATCTACGCCCAAACCGATCCCGCTGTCATCCGCTACCAACTGCAAAGCTATCTGGGACAAGCAGTGCGGCTGGGCGACAATTATGTGGGTGCGGTGTGCGTTGTCTACACCGAGTCGATCGCGCCCACAGAAGCCGACTGCAAGCTGATCGGAATTATTGCCGGGGCGATCGGAGTTGAGGAAGAACGGGCCGCCGCCGCCGATCGCGATCGACAAAAATCCCAAGAACTGCAAACAGCTTTGAGCGACTTGCAGCAAACTCAAATGCAGTTAGTACAAACCGAAAAAATGTCTTCCCTCGGACAGGTGCTAGCAGGAATTGCCCACGAAATTAACAACCCAGTTGGCTTTGTCGCTGGCAACCTCTGCCACGTCCGAGGCTACGTTCTAGACTTATTAGAAATCGTACAGGTGTATCGAGAAGAGTACCCGAATCCCCCAGCAAAACTTCAGCAACAAGCCGATGATATAGACTTAGAATTTCTAGCAGAAGACCTGCCCAAGTTGCTCAGTTCGATGCAGACAGGATGCGAGCGCATTGTAGAAATTATTCAAACTCTTCGCAATTTCTCGCGGGCAGACGAAGCTAAAATCAAGACTGCCGACATTCACGAAGGTTTAGAAAGTACCTTGTTAATGTTGAACACCCGGCTGAAAGCCAAGGCAAAATGGCAGGGCATTAAAGTGATCAAAGAATACGGAGAACTGCCGCAAATAAACTGTCATCCCGGACTGTTAAATCAGGTATTTATGAATGTATTGGCAAATGCGATCGACGCCTTGGAAGAAAGCAGCAGCCAAGCCAAAGACACTGCAAATTCTATCTGTCCTACTATTACCATTCAAACTGAAACGATTGATGACAAGAGCATTTTAATTCGGATCAAAGACAACGGTCAGGGCATTCCCGAAGATCAGATTGTGCGTTTGTTTGACCCGTTTTTTACCACAAAACCCGTAGGTAAAGGCACAGGTTTGGGTTTATCAATTTCGCACCAAATTGTCGTTGAAAAACACAACGGCAAATTGCAGTGCCTCTCAGAACCCGGTAAAGGCACTGAATTTATCATCGAAATTCCAATTCGTTGA
- a CDS encoding porin: MVNNSTSLKAFWLSFLISGAAVPLGPIAATAQIQDTSTPEVALEASAVPEANPDAALAAGKIEIPPLAAITAETNSAVDRPLPETDAAWVNRALPETDIAAVDRALPQTDIATVDRALPQTDIATVDRALPKQDIATVDRALPETDIATVDRALPKQDIATVDRATTAPEITGAIRELPPQELEIANSPQSQQVAEANTVADISSETGTADDLSIQEDAAQVTSVSQLSDVRPTDWAFQALQSLVERYGCIAGYPDGTFRGNRAMTRYEFAAGLNACLDQITKQLGGSTGNLVQREDLLALQRLQEEFAAELATLRGRVDGLEARTAELEANQFSTTTKLNGFAWFNLTGAFAGERVRVEATNGNAAPLDRVAGRDPVTNRPIVQRVDDPEITFSQLVWLTLTTSFTGKDELITQLAVGNGNSPANQFTSVGFFNTFGTPFLDQTAGGNPNEVVLRELSYRFPLSNSLQVVVGPRINFYRYFDNNRFNFFVEGASSFNSNNSPLLSATRRGAGALVLWDIGRALRLRFGYLGESTEFLPTSVFNSASNPSQGLFGGTNTTTAELTFSPSDRTNLRFLYSRSNIQQIGGLIGSPNSKPLNGVADDGFGGRVGNATANTYSFNFDWLVTRRFGLFGRYGYAETNIFPKTNRPDGTITNQSYQLGLAFPDLFKEGALLTVSYLVPFDFTGGRRFLVSGGGNGGTQYEIEATYYLPLTDYISIVPAFYAIWNANNFDNNPTIFVGNLRTQFSF, from the coding sequence ATGGTGAATAATTCAACCTCCCTTAAAGCTTTTTGGCTGTCTTTCTTAATTTCTGGTGCGGCGGTGCCTTTGGGGCCGATCGCAGCAACAGCTCAAATTCAGGATACCTCAACTCCAGAAGTTGCGCTAGAAGCGAGTGCCGTCCCGGAGGCTAACCCAGACGCAGCGCTGGCAGCAGGTAAGATTGAGATACCGCCGTTAGCGGCGATTACCGCAGAGACTAACTCAGCAGTCGATCGCCCTTTACCCGAAACAGATGCAGCATGGGTGAATCGTGCTTTACCCGAAACAGATATAGCAGCAGTCGATCGTGCTTTACCTCAAACAGATATAGCAACAGTCGATCGTGCTTTACCTCAAACAGATATAGCAACAGTCGATCGTGCTTTACCCAAACAAGATATAGCAACAGTCGATCGTGCTTTACCCGAAACAGATATAGCAACAGTCGATCGTGCTTTACCCAAACAAGATATAGCAACAGTCGATCGTGCCACAACAGCCCCAGAAATAACGGGGGCAATTCGCGAATTGCCCCCCCAGGAGTTAGAAATTGCAAACTCTCCTCAGTCTCAACAAGTTGCTGAAGCCAACACAGTTGCCGACATCAGCAGCGAGACGGGCACGGCTGATGACCTCAGCATACAAGAAGACGCAGCACAAGTCACCTCTGTTTCCCAACTCTCCGACGTGCGCCCCACTGATTGGGCTTTTCAAGCCTTGCAATCCCTAGTAGAAAGATACGGCTGCATTGCGGGATATCCAGACGGCACATTCCGAGGCAATCGAGCAATGACTCGGTATGAATTCGCCGCCGGATTAAACGCTTGCTTAGACCAAATTACCAAACAACTTGGCGGTTCTACTGGTAATTTAGTCCAGCGAGAAGATTTACTTGCTTTGCAAAGATTGCAAGAAGAATTTGCAGCAGAATTAGCTACTTTGCGCGGTCGAGTCGATGGTTTAGAAGCCCGCACTGCCGAATTAGAAGCCAACCAATTTTCAACTACGACTAAATTAAACGGATTTGCTTGGTTTAACCTGACTGGAGCTTTTGCGGGCGAGCGAGTCCGAGTTGAAGCAACAAATGGAAACGCTGCTCCGCTCGATCGAGTAGCCGGACGCGATCCTGTCACCAACAGACCAATTGTGCAGAGAGTGGACGACCCCGAAATCACTTTCAGCCAGTTAGTTTGGTTGACCCTCACTACTTCCTTTACAGGGAAAGACGAATTGATTACACAGCTAGCTGTAGGTAACGGCAATTCCCCAGCCAACCAGTTTACTTCGGTGGGTTTTTTCAATACATTCGGCACTCCTTTTCTCGATCAAACTGCGGGAGGAAATCCTAATGAAGTTGTCCTGAGGGAACTTTCCTATCGGTTCCCCCTTAGCAACAGCTTGCAAGTAGTAGTCGGGCCGAGGATTAATTTCTACCGCTACTTTGACAACAATAGGTTTAACTTTTTCGTAGAGGGTGCCAGCAGCTTTAATTCTAACAACAGCCCTTTGTTAAGCGCTACCAGACGCGGTGCCGGTGCTCTGGTTTTGTGGGATATCGGCCGTGCATTGAGACTGCGTTTTGGCTATTTGGGCGAGAGTACGGAATTTTTGCCCACTTCCGTCTTTAATTCCGCTTCCAATCCGTCTCAAGGCTTGTTTGGTGGGACAAATACGACTACAGCAGAATTAACATTCAGTCCGAGCGATCGGACTAATTTGCGCTTTTTGTACAGCCGTTCCAACATCCAGCAAATCGGTGGCTTAATTGGATCTCCTAACAGCAAGCCGTTAAACGGTGTGGCAGATGACGGTTTTGGTGGCCGCGTGGGGAATGCGACTGCGAATACTTATAGTTTCAATTTCGATTGGTTAGTCACTCGCCGCTTTGGTCTTTTCGGCCGCTATGGCTACGCCGAAACCAATATATTTCCCAAGACTAACCGACCCGACGGCACGATCACAAATCAATCTTATCAGTTAGGACTTGCATTTCCCGATTTGTTCAAAGAAGGAGCTTTGCTTACGGTGTCATATTTAGTACCTTTTGACTTTACTGGCGGTCGGAGGTTTCTGGTTTCTGGCGGAGGGAATGGCGGCACGCAGTACGAAATAGAGGCAACTTATTATTTGCCTCTCACCGACTATATTTCGATCGTGCCAGCATTTTATGCGATCTGGAATGCCAATAATTTCGATAACAACCCGACAATTTTTGTGGGCAATTTGCGGACGCAGTTTAGTTTTTAA